A single genomic interval of Picosynechococcus sp. PCC 7003 harbors:
- a CDS encoding DUF411 domain-containing protein produces the protein MVKKSWFAVGSIALLLGVGGIAAFSQSQAQGDQLRLVENQTPIPSQVIAAEVYRTPTCGCCGAWVDHSEANGFTFTDNIQPDITAIKEQFGITPELASCHTTVANGYVFEGHIPAADIQRFLANPPADVVGLTVPGMPIGSPGMEAGDRQQAYQVLALHKDGTTSVFQEYPGN, from the coding sequence ATGGTGAAAAAATCTTGGTTTGCTGTCGGATCGATCGCTCTTTTACTGGGTGTTGGTGGGATCGCGGCCTTTAGTCAATCCCAGGCCCAGGGGGATCAGCTCCGCCTAGTCGAAAATCAGACGCCAATACCCAGCCAGGTGATCGCCGCAGAAGTTTACCGGACGCCTACCTGTGGTTGTTGCGGCGCTTGGGTGGATCATTCCGAAGCCAATGGCTTCACTTTTACGGACAATATTCAGCCGGACATCACCGCCATCAAAGAACAATTCGGCATCACCCCAGAACTTGCGTCTTGTCACACCACTGTCGCCAATGGCTATGTGTTTGAGGGTCATATTCCCGCCGCTGATATCCAACGGTTTTTAGCCAATCCTCCCGCCGATGTCGTCGGTTTGACCGTGCCAGGGATGCCCATCGGTTCCCCAGGGATGGAAGCGGGCGATCGCCAACAGGCTTACCAAGTTCTCGCGCTCCATAAAGACGGCACAACTTCTGTATTCCAAGAATATCCAGGTAACTAG
- a CDS encoding multicopper oxidase family protein: protein MAIKRRQFLGLTALGATGALLWQGRNFLTGKTSSPLAATASEIYRSEGGSLEINLEARYENVLLGGELARNMMTYNGQIPGPRMEVRPGDHLTIHFKNSLDQPTNLHFHGLHLSPEGNQDNVFLHIAPGETFHYELEIHPQQRAGTYWYHPHHHGFVAEQLFQGLAGLIVVRGDLDELPEIRAAQEEFFVLQDFNRDRQSQGMMGSPMNLMAGREGDLITVNSLFHPEIAVTKDLVRLRLLNASPSRFYRLQLYGQKLIQIAGDGGAFSQPMERDELLLTPGQRAEVLIKTQDLPKTPIHLLNLPYQRAQMGMMGQQYNNATVAIADFTPSAQTFAPVQIPAQLIPVEPLPEPSRTRRFTLNHGMVPGQGMAFLINGEAYRDQPQTTVRLNDVEDWEIVNTGTMDHPFHVHVNGFQVVSRNGVPEENIAWADTVLVRVGETVKIRMAFRDFSGKTVYHCHILDHEDLGMMGQLEILPAS, encoded by the coding sequence ATGGCCATAAAGCGGCGGCAATTTCTCGGTTTAACGGCCTTGGGAGCAACGGGAGCCTTACTTTGGCAGGGGCGCAATTTTCTGACGGGAAAAACCTCTAGCCCTTTGGCGGCAACAGCATCGGAGATTTATCGCAGTGAGGGGGGTTCCCTAGAAATTAACCTAGAGGCCCGTTACGAAAACGTCTTGCTGGGAGGAGAACTGGCCCGCAACATGATGACCTATAACGGTCAAATCCCTGGCCCCCGCATGGAAGTCAGACCGGGCGATCACCTGACGATTCACTTTAAAAATAGCCTCGATCAACCGACAAATCTGCACTTCCACGGACTGCACCTTTCCCCAGAAGGCAACCAAGATAATGTGTTCCTCCACATCGCACCAGGGGAAACTTTTCACTACGAACTGGAGATTCACCCCCAACAGCGGGCAGGAACTTACTGGTATCACCCCCACCACCATGGTTTTGTTGCCGAGCAATTATTTCAGGGGTTGGCTGGGCTAATCGTTGTGCGGGGAGACTTGGATGAGCTGCCAGAGATCCGCGCTGCCCAAGAGGAATTTTTTGTTCTCCAGGATTTTAACCGCGATCGCCAATCTCAAGGGATGATGGGCTCACCGATGAATTTGATGGCCGGTCGAGAAGGGGATCTGATTACGGTCAATAGTCTATTCCACCCAGAAATTGCTGTCACCAAAGACCTGGTGCGCTTACGGTTGCTGAATGCGTCCCCCTCGCGGTTCTATCGTCTGCAACTCTATGGCCAAAAACTTATCCAAATTGCCGGAGATGGTGGTGCTTTTTCTCAACCCATGGAGCGGGACGAATTACTTTTAACCCCAGGTCAACGGGCGGAGGTGCTCATCAAAACCCAGGATCTACCGAAAACGCCGATCCATTTACTCAACCTTCCTTATCAACGCGCCCAAATGGGGATGATGGGCCAGCAATACAACAATGCAACCGTGGCGATCGCCGATTTTACCCCCAGCGCTCAAACCTTCGCCCCGGTGCAAATTCCTGCCCAATTAATTCCCGTTGAACCTTTACCGGAGCCGAGCCGAACCCGTCGTTTTACCCTGAACCATGGCATGGTACCAGGACAAGGAATGGCTTTTTTGATCAATGGGGAAGCCTACCGGGATCAACCCCAAACCACCGTCCGCTTGAACGATGTGGAGGATTGGGAAATTGTGAATACGGGCACAATGGATCACCCCTTCCATGTCCATGTGAATGGGTTCCAGGTGGTAAGTCGTAACGGGGTGCCGGAAGAAAATATCGCCTGGGCGGATACG